The following proteins are encoded in a genomic region of Phragmites australis chromosome 9, lpPhrAust1.1, whole genome shotgun sequence:
- the LOC133929841 gene encoding transcription factor WRKY45-2-like: protein MAMATGTGACAVYELVAKGRESAAVLKALFEQQPEAAGEMPHGLRDLAEQILRCFNRALAALRSGTSDAAGGARKRKPERGSAAALATSSKRTRASGGENGTRVEKKWTMEDGFIWRKYGHKDIQDSKYPRLYFRCTYKDDHGCMARRQVQRSEADPSVYLITYFGEHTCCRGDDEPPAPFVINFGSSTRDEQPSGSPWPSCEDDGLVVSKTSEVFGLPEEEELRAGMGNVTELIEKSTPVPEPTGPSSPGSEPFDGCLDWVLGESSFDIGESINYDDLAGLLQ from the exons ATGGCAATGGCAACAGGTACGGGAGCTTGTGCGGTGTATGAGCTCGTCGCCAAGGGGAGGGAGTCGGCTGCCGTTCTGAAGGCCCTGTTCGAGCAGCAGCCtgaggcggccggcgagatGCCACACGGTCTCCGGGATCTCGCCGAGCAGATCCTCCGCTGCTTTAACAGAGCGCTCGCGGCCCTGCGCAGTGGCACGTCGGATGCTGCCGGCGGTGCCAGGAAGCGCAAGCCGGAGCGCGGCTCGGCTGCTGCTCTTGCGACGAGCTCCAAAAGAACGAG GGCGAGTGGTGGAGAAAATGGAACGAGAGTTGAGAAGAAATGGACAATGGAGGACGGCTTCATCTGGAGGAAGTACGGGCACAAGGACATCCAGGACAGCAAGTACCCGAG GCTCTACTTCCGCTGCACCTACAAGGACGACCATGGCTGCATGGCCAGGCGGCAGGTGCAGCGATCGGAGGCCGACCCATCCGTCTACCTCATCACATACTTCGGCGAGCACACCTGCTGTCGTGGCGACGACGAGCCACCGGCGCCGTTCGTCATCAACTTCGGTTCGAGCACCAGAGACGAGCAGCCAAGCGGTTCGCCCTGGCCGTCCTGTGAGGATGACGGCCTGGTGGTCAGCAAGACATCGGAGGTCTTTGGCCTTCCGGAAGAAGAGGAACTGCGAGCGGGCATGGGAAACGTGACTGAACTGATCGAGAAGTCAACTCCAGTGCCGGAGCCCACTGGTCCGAGCTCGCCGGGATCGGAACCTTTTGACGGCTGCTTGGACTGGGTGCTCGGCGAGAGCTCGTTTGACATTGGCGAATCCATCAACTACGATGACCTTGCTGGTCTGCTTCAATAG